The following are encoded in a window of Periplaneta americana isolate PAMFEO1 chromosome 13, P.americana_PAMFEO1_priV1, whole genome shotgun sequence genomic DNA:
- the Vps37B gene encoding vacuolar protein sorting-associated protein 37B — translation MYSNYQKEPDYAAALGLFSHLSAEELKELLNDDSKFDDMMKDIKQIKDLEAEKEMIMASNRSLAEFNLTKEPQLAEGKERLHELSETGAALCHSIEGKVSKIKQHSGDLTLETTLALLQTAAAESEEESDAIAEKFLDGELDLESFLEQFTARRKKMHLRRVKADKMAEILTRQRNMPHQNSIPAAQGFTHHTAPSQLPLPPVVGQTPYSVPYPIAGMYMPMPGHGPNVF, via the exons ATGTACAGTAATTACCAGAAAGAACCAGATTATGCAGCTGCTTTGGGTTTATTTTCACATCTAAGTGCTGAGGAACTGAAAGAATTGTTAAATGATGACAGCAAATTTGATGATATGATGAAGGATATAAAACAG ATCAAAGATTTGGAAGCTGAGAAGGAAATGATCATGGCCAGTAACAGATCACTTGCCGAATTTAATCTCACCAAAGAACCACAGCTAGCTGAAGGAAAAGAACGCCTCCACGAACTGAGCGAAACTGGGGCTGCCTTATGTCACAGCATAGAGGGGAAAGTGTCGAAAATTA AACAACACTCTGGTGATTTGACATTGGAAACAACTTTGGCACTATTGCAGACAGCTGCAGCTGAATCGGAAGAGGAATCAGAT gccaTTGCAGAAAAATTTTTGGATGGAGAGTTAGACCTTGAAAGCTTTCTGGAACAGTTCACAGCAAGAAGAAAGAAGATGCATCTAAGACGGGTAAAGGCAGACAAAATGGCAGAAATACTAACAAGGCAACGTAATATGCCTCATCAAAATTCCATACCAGCTGCTCAAGGATTTACACACCACACAGCACCTAGCCAGTTACCCTTGCCACCGGTTGTAGGACAAACACCGTATTCTGTACCATACCCCATCGCGGGGATGTACATGCCAATGCCAGGACATGGTCCCAATGTTTTCTGA